One window of Camelina sativa cultivar DH55 chromosome 4, Cs, whole genome shotgun sequence genomic DNA carries:
- the LOC104783467 gene encoding zinc finger BED domain-containing protein RICESLEEPER 2-like, whose translation MRCCAHILNLIVRDGLHELSENVTAIRNAVQYVRSSTSRCDSFEQKVVSGKMTRGSLPLDIKTRWNSTYLMLSRAIDFRVAFDRMEAEDKMYNDYFNEVEIEKTKIGPPTRADWNVVERLVRFLIIFYNSTLVVSASTSVASYKCYGEIVTIERNLMSLSNSIDSELKSKADVMLLKFDKCWDGFRNINVFLIVASVFDPRKKIQFAKMCFDKLYGKDTTDSKEMSESITTFLTSLFKEYSNRLQKVPSGQSSQSSTQTSTSLSQGESTDLMSDSMGYERMDFVYKELVDEIGVDDGRDELDVYLKEKVENPRTIVGSEWDVLSWWRLNSGRYPVLSEIARDVLAMQVSSVASESAFSTSGRVIEPHRSCLTHYRVEVLICTQQWMKNENHLGEKGVVMNTQLLVDIELLDKPEKGMAKPTLFILSSFNG comes from the coding sequence ATGAGGTGTTGTGCGCACATACTCAATTTGATTGTTAGGGACGGGTTGCATGAATTGAGTGAGAATGTGACAGCCATACGCAATGCAGTTCAGTATGTGAGGTCTTCTACTAGTAGATGTGATTCGTTTGAACAAAAAGTTGTTTCAGGGAAGATGACTAGAGGGAGTTTACCGTTGGACATCAAAACAAGGTGGAATTCTACCTACTTAATGTTGTCAAGAGCTATTGATTTTAGAGTGGCATTTGATAGAATGGAGGCAGAAGACAAGATGTACAATGACTACTTTAATGAGGTTGagattgagaaaacaaaaattggaccGCCTACAAGAGCTGATTGGAATGTCGTAGAAAGGTTAGTTAGATTTCTAATCATTTTCTACAATTCTACTTTGGTTGTGTCTGCTTCAACTTCAGTTGCTTCTTATAAGTGTTATGGAGAGATAGTGACTATAGAGAGGAATTTGATGTCACTAAGCAATAGTATTGATAGTGAATTGAAATCAAAAGCCGATGTTATGTTGCTGAAGTTTGATAAGTGCTGGGATGGATTCAGAAACATCAATGTTTTTCTGATTGTTGCAAGTGTGTTTGATCCACGCAAGAAAATACAATTTGCTAAGATGTGCTTTGACAAGCTTTATGGGAAAGATACAACCGATTCTAAGGAGATGAGTGAATCAATCACAACCTTTTTGACATCCTTGTTTAAAGAGTATAGCAATCGGCTCCAGAAAGTACCAAGTGGTCAATCATCACAGTCTTCTACTCAGACATCGACTTCTCTTAGCCAAGGTGAGTCCACTGATTTAATGTCTGATAGTATGGGGTATGAGAGGATGGACTTCGTGTATAAGGAGTTGGTTGATGAGATTGGGGTTGATGATGGTAGGGATGAGTTGGATGTATATTTAAAGGAAAAAGTTGAAAATCCTAGAACTATTGTTGGATCAGAGTGGGATGTACTGTCTTGGTGGAGGCTCAATAGTGGTAGGTATCCTGTTTTGTCAGAAATAGCTAGGGATGTTCTTGCAATGCAGGTGTCATCAGTTGCATCTGAAAGTGCATTTAGTACTAGTGGGAGGGTCATAGAGCCACACAGAAGTTGTTTAACTCATTACAGGGTGGAAGTTTTGATATGCACACAGCAGTGGATGAAGAATGAGAATCACTTAGGTGAGAAAGGAGTTGTTATGAATACACAATTGCTTGTCGACATTGAACTGCTTGATAAACCTGAAAAAGGTATGGCCAAACCGACTTTATTCATTCTTAGTAGTTTTAATGGATAA
- the LOC104779592 gene encoding NADH dehydrogenase [ubiquinone] 1 beta subcomplex subunit 3-A, with translation MAKPLGTTGEFFRRRDEWRKHPMLSNQMRHALPGLGIGVGAFCVYLVGEQIYSKLMAPSTQSSHQKQPAPSH, from the coding sequence atggcgaaacCGTTGGGAACAACCGGAGAATTTTTCAGGCGAAGGGATGAGTGGAGGAAGCATCCGATGCTATCGAATCAAATGAGACACGCACTTCCAGGTCTCGGAATCGGTGTTGGTGCCTTCTGCGTTTACCTCGTCGGTGAGCAGATCTATAGCAAACTCATGGCACCATCTACTCAATCATCGCACCAGAAACAACCTGCTCCGTCTCactga